ACCATCATTGGAAAATGACAACTGGCAGCAATACCAAAAGCTAAATGCCCTGCTGATCTACCCATGGTTGACATTACGAACCAATTCTGACTCGTACGCGCATCTTCATATGTGGTATTACCAATCCTAACACCTTCATCTTTAGCAGAATGAAAACCAAATGTAGGATTTCTATCCGGTAAGGGAAGATCATTATCTATAGTTTTGGGTACATGAATATTGGCTATAGAAATATTTTCCTTAGATAGGTATGTTGTAATTCTATTAGCCGTAGAAGCGGTGTCATCACCGCCAATACTGACTAATAGTTTTACATTATTTTGAGCAAAAAGCTCTGTGTTGATTTTCTCATCACTTGGCTTAAACCTACTCATTATTAGTGTTGATCCACCACGACTGAATATACGATCTGCATGTGCAAAATCAAATTCTTTTATTTCAGGGTTTTCAGAAAAAATTCCTTTAAAACCTTCATGTAATCCAAGAACTCGGTAGCCATCTTTCAAAAAGATTTTGGCAACTGTGCTTATCACAGCATTTATACCAGGTGCTGGGCCTCCGCCGCAAATAATTAATATAGATTTAGAAGCCATTTTTTATATGTTTATTAATTATCTAGCTACTCTACCAGAAGCATCACCACCCATTAGTTTTTCAACTTCCGAAACAGTTGCTAAGTTAGCATCCCCTTTAATTGTATGTTTTAAACAAGAAGCTGCAACAGCAAAATCTAATGCGTTTTGATCGTCTTCAGGATATTTTAATAATCCGTAAATTAATCCTCCCATAAAAGAATCACCACCACCTACTCTATCTACGATATCTGTAATTTGGTACTGACGTGTTTCATACATTTTTTTCCCATCATATAAAACTCCGGCCCATGTATTATGGGATGCAGAAATAGAACCTCTTAACGTTGTAATAACTTTCTTAGCTCTTGGAAATTTCTCCATCATTTGCTTACATACAGATAAAAAAGCTTCTGCTTTTACCTCATGACCATTCTTATGTACATCTAAACCTTCTGGGTGAATTCCAAAATGCTTTTCTGCATCTTCTTCGTTCCCTAAGACAACATCACAATAAGAGGTAAGTTCAGTCATTACTTTTTCTCTATGAGCATCATCACAGTAGGTCCATAATTTTGCTCTATAATTTAGATCTGTAGAAATAGTAACTCCCATTTCGCTAGCAATTTTCACCGCTTCTAAACATGCATCTGCAGCACCTTGAGAAATAGCTGGTGTAATACCTGTCCAATGAAACCAAGCAACATCTTTAAAAGCAGCTTTCCAATCTACCATTCCAGGCTTAATTTCAGAAATTGCAGAATGTGCACGGTCATAAACCACTTTACTACCACGAGATACTGCTCCTGTTTCTAAGAAATAAATTCCTAAACGATCGCCACCCCATACAATTTTATCAACGCCAACACCGCGCTTACGCATTTCCATCATTGCGCATTCTCCAATATCATTCTTTGGTAAACGCGTTACGAAATCTACAGGAACACCATAGTTTGCTAATGATACTGCTACGTTAGATTCTCCTCCACCGTAAACAACATCAAAACTACTTGCTTGTGAAAATCTTAAAAATCCTTCTGGAGCTAAACGAAGCATAATTTCTCCGAACGTTACAACTTTTTTCATTTTTTAGGTATTGTTTTAAGTTAAATATCAAATAGGTTAATCGATTAAGCAACTCATCAAATAAAAATCAAAACCTCTAATTACCAAAGCAGTTTTGATTCCTTAATTTAATTACAATATATTTGTTTAATCGATTAAGCAAATATAGAAAAAGTTGGCAAATAAAAAAACTACAATAAAAGATATTGCAAACGCTTTAAGTATTTCTACTGCAGCTGTCTCTAAAGCATTACACGATGACTCTAGAATTAGTATAAAAACTAAAGAAGCTGTTAGAAAAGTAGCGAAAGATTTAAACTATCAGCCTAATCACCTGGCAAGCGCTTTACGCCGTGGTAAAAGTAATTTGGTAGGGGTTATTGTTCCAAGGACTAATAGCAATTTTTTCTCATCGGTTATCCAGAATATTGAAGAAGTACTCAATAAAAAAGGGTATAATATTATTATTACACAGTCTAATGAATCTTATCAAAAAGAGTGTCGGAATATTGATACCTTACTCTTTACCCAAGTAGATGGCATAATAGCTTCTATGGCTAATGAAACTACTAACTTAGAATACTTCGAAAAAATTAAATCTAAGGGTATTCCGCTTATTTTATTTGACCGTGGAGAAAATGATTTGAACG
This genomic stretch from Cellulophaga algicola DSM 14237 harbors:
- a CDS encoding sugar kinase, translating into MKKVVTFGEIMLRLAPEGFLRFSQASSFDVVYGGGESNVAVSLANYGVPVDFVTRLPKNDIGECAMMEMRKRGVGVDKIVWGGDRLGIYFLETGAVSRGSKVVYDRAHSAISEIKPGMVDWKAAFKDVAWFHWTGITPAISQGAADACLEAVKIASEMGVTISTDLNYRAKLWTYCDDAHREKVMTELTSYCDVVLGNEEDAEKHFGIHPEGLDVHKNGHEVKAEAFLSVCKQMMEKFPRAKKVITTLRGSISASHNTWAGVLYDGKKMYETRQYQITDIVDRVGGGDSFMGGLIYGLLKYPEDDQNALDFAVAASCLKHTIKGDANLATVSEVEKLMGGDASGRVAR